In Vicinamibacteria bacterium, the sequence ATTGAGGGTTCTAAAGCCTTCGGCCTTGATCTCTGAATGGTGGACAAAAACGTCGGGACCACCCTCGCGAGAGAGAAAACCGAAACCCTTGGACTCGTTGAACCACTTGACTGTACCTTCGATCATGAACGTGCAGGCCTCCTGGCCTTTGCTTAGAAGCGACGTCGCCTGCGCGTTCAAAAAACAAAGGCCGCCCACCGCGGGCGGCTCCATCCCAAACGCCAGAGCAACGACCGACTAATGCAACCGCAGTATAGCAG encodes:
- a CDS encoding cold-shock protein; the protein is MIEGTVKWFNESKGFGFLSREGGPDVFVHHSEIKAEGFRTLNEGDKVTFEVTDSPKGPRAANVTISR